Proteins co-encoded in one Streptomyces sp. NBC_01283 genomic window:
- a CDS encoding Lrp/AsnC family transcriptional regulator gives MRLNDLDERIVHALAEDARRSYADIGQLVGLSAPAVKRRVDRLRETGAITGFTVRVDPAALGWETEGFIEIYCRRNTSPEAIRRGLERYPEIASASTVTGEADAVVQVFAADMRHFERVLERIAGEPFVERTKSVLVLSPLMRRFSSGAPA, from the coding sequence GTGCGACTGAACGATCTCGACGAACGCATCGTGCACGCCCTCGCCGAGGACGCCCGCCGTTCCTACGCCGACATCGGCCAGCTGGTCGGGCTCTCCGCCCCCGCCGTGAAGCGGCGCGTGGACCGGCTCCGGGAGACCGGGGCCATCACGGGATTCACCGTGCGGGTCGACCCGGCCGCGCTGGGCTGGGAGACCGAGGGTTTCATCGAGATCTACTGCCGTCGCAACACCTCGCCCGAGGCCATCCGCCGTGGCCTCGAGCGGTATCCGGAGATCGCGTCCGCCTCCACCGTCACCGGGGAGGCGGACGCCGTCGTCCAGGTCTTCGCCGCCGACATGCGGCACTTCGAGCGGGTGCTCGAACGGATCGCGGGGGAACCGTTCGTCGAGCGGACGAAGTCGGTGCTGGTGCTCTCGCCCTTGATGCGGAGATTCTCCTCCGGGGCACCTGCCTAG